The Tubulanus polymorphus chromosome 3, tnTubPoly1.2, whole genome shotgun sequence nucleotide sequence TTTAGGCATAAGTAATATGATAGCTAGATTTGTCGTGTGTATAATATGTCACCATCCCCGCGTTGACACATTCTCGGTGTATCTtatatcaaacattttattaaGTGTCACTGTGGCAATAGTTCCTTTATTTGAAGGCTTCACAGCCGCCGCTATTTTAGCAGCGATGATTGGAGTATTTGTGTCCGGATTTGGAGGACTTACTCATATAGTTCTTGCTGATACGATCCAGGAaagatatattcatatggCTGTGCAGTATATGTACCTGGCAGGGGGCATTGCTTATATGGTTGGTGCTCCATTAGCCGGTAAGTATTCGGTAGTCCTATCGAGCTGTTTTTGTACTGCTACAATCGTCATCATATCGCAGTGACTGTAAAAAGAATTTCTTCCTTACTGAAAAAATTACGGAAGTTATTGATGcaactattttcattttttttaaatttgcatgaatattcaaaagtaTCTCATTCAATAAAATTCTTCTCTTCTTGTATATATCTTTTAGGGTGGACATATGATGTAACTGGGAACTATGTTTATTCGTTTGAATTGGCAGCATCGTTAGTTGCGGTCAATGTGCTGATACTGATACCGTTCTGGATAAAACATATCCGCCAATTATTGAGCCAGAAATCATCAGATATCGACAATATCCGATCAGCCAGCAGTTGTGAGTGGATAGCATCTCATACCTCACTAGCGTTCTGACCTCTTTCTTGTTAAGAACCCCGTTCGTTAAAAAGATTTCCGGACCACATCCAGATTATAGATTCAGGAATAGATTTTGTACGAATGTACGTATGTTCAAATTGCTGGAACTTCGAATCGCCAAAACTGCTCCGAGTGGTAGCGTATTCTGCCCAGCTATTCGCTAAATTTGAGAAGTTGTCTTAGGAATGTATCATTCATTGTAAGCTTTTTCCTTTAACCAAATTGCTACAATCAAAATAAACTTATTAGTGCAGATAACGGTTAGAATTTTCGCGGTCCTGCGACGAAAGTCTACACGTTGAACATATCTTATGATTAATCATGAGCTATGTAGTTATATGGTTTACTATTTAACGCCTTTTTGCTTTTAGTTTATAAATGCTACAAAATGACGCGAAAAATACACGTTTGTTTGACTCTTGCCGTTTTCGATATCATCTGTACCGAGTGTTTTTGTCTCATGCGTTTTATCAAGGCACTTTGCATGTGGCATATACACTTCCTtgttatcatattcatacaaaataGGCCTAGTTCTTATTTTGTGTTATTCCATTGATTTTCAGAAACTTTCAAATCTCGAATgtgattgttttctttttcgatgatactcaaaacaaattttgatTCGTGAGCTAATTACGTAGTGGGTTGTAAAAATCTGTGTAAAGTTTTTGAGAAAAGCTATTTCCCTCGTCGATTTGAATCTCAGATTTTGATAGCGAAAAGTTTCGACTCTGACCGTCATTATGACGATATCATTTGATAAGAGATCATTTAACAATGATCTCGTCATACGgtcatagatatatatatggaACGTAAAACAGGGTCCTATGTTGGTAAACCTGTAGGAGTGGCGCATGAATCAGATATTACAGAAACAATATGGACGTCACTGCCGAAAGTACTGATGCATCAGAGGACGATGAACCGAGCAGAACTGAAGGATGTTTTCTTATTCTAGCTGCTGCTGGAATTCATcagattttaggtggaacacaTACAACTCTAGGGATTCTTGTCGTTGAATGggcagaatattttgatacaggATACAGGATAGCATCATGGCTTGGAACAGGAACACTAGCAGCGGCTATGGTATTTGGTAAGTTGTTACCTAgtcaaaatctaaatatatattcattccaCTAATTGTGGATTGACCGTTGAACCAAAGTGTGCCACTGAACATTTTTCGTTAAGAAAGACATTTCTACGTCTTAGATTAAAAGATTCATGCGTAAAGTAGTTTTGCTCCTACTCTGGATACATCAATCAAAGAATGGGTAAAAATGATGATGCACCAAATTccaaataaatatgttaaaatatATACTGATTTTTTCTACAGCTCCTGTCGCTGGTGTGATAATAAAGAGATTTGGTCTCAGGCGGTGTTTGATCATTTCTGCCATTGTCAATGCCATAACTATTTGCTGTTCAGCATTTTCCACAAACCTCTGGGTGATCTTTATTCTATGGATAATAACTGGTAAATTCGATCACAAAATCGAATCATAAGAAAATCAACTTGAAATACTATATTTGCCCTTTTCCTCGTTTTCTCTGCTTCATTGTATTTCAGGAATGGCTCATTCGTTTCACGTTGGACCTATTCTAGCTTACATTATGATCAGATTCCGTCGCCACAGGATGATAGCCAACGCTTTCGTCGTGTCTGCGGCTGCGTCGGGAACTATCGTCTATGGTTCTTTAATAAATGCTACCATAGAAGCTTACACATGGCGAGGAACAGTTGTCATTTTGGGCGCTTTAGCACTAAACGCTGTCCCATGTAGCCTAATACTGAGAAAATGGAGTAAAACGTGTCGTCCAAAGGACACGCTTTTAACGAAGCCAAAAGATGTTCGCGGGTCAGTTACTCAATCCGCACCGATGCAATTCGCTCATGAAGAGCAAACCGGTATTAGAGACACTTCTGGGTGTAGTAATATCTTAAATCTTGAAATATTACGACAATCGGCTTTCATATGTGTAACTCTGTCGGTGTTTTTCTTGTATTTAGGTGTATCtgttatatatattcatatagtTTCAGGATTCATGGATTTGtgtaaattagaaatagaacACGCTAGATATTTGGTACCCTGTTTAGGCATAAGTAATATGATAGCTAGATTTGTCGTGTCTGTAATATGCCACCATCCCCGCGTTGATACATTCACTTTGTTTCTTTTGGCTAATATTCTATTAACTGCCACTCTGGCAATAGTTCCTTTATTTGAAGGTTTTGCAGCCGCCGTTACTTTAGTAGTCATAATAGGATTAGCTTTGGGAGGCTATGGAGGACTCACTCATCTTATTATTGTCGACATCCTCGAGGAGAAATATATTCTAATGGCTGTGCAGTATATGTTCCTACCTGCAGGAATTGCTTATATGACCGGTGGTCCATTAGCTGGTAAGATAAATACTATGCATTTCAGAAGAAGATTTTGAACAGTCGATTGTCATGAAAGTGGAACTTTTTTGTGAGGTACCCACGCAAATGGCACTCGCgcagaaaatttttgaaaatgaccaTATTTGTGGTGAAAATTGTGCTTTTTCCTATAATTTGGCCTTAAATCATCTTTAGGAAACATGTACATATTTTGAACGAAAACGAATGAAAAAGTGTTGAATGAGTGAATCTTTTGAAATCGATACTCAAATCTTAAGGCCGGCATCTAGGCGGAACTTTGTTAATGAGCGAATGAACG carries:
- the LOC141902766 gene encoding monocarboxylate transporter 14-like, translated to MDVTAESTDASEDDEPSRTEGCFLILAAAGIHQILGGTHTTLGILVVEWAEYFDTGYRIASWLGTGTLAAAMVFAPVAGVIIKRFGLRRCLIISAIVNAITICCSAFSTNLWVIFILWIITGMAHSFHVGPILAYIMIRFRRHRMIANAFVVSAAASGTIVYGSLINATIEAYTWRGTVVILGALALNAVPCSLILRKWSKTCRPKDTLLTKPKDVRGSVTQSAPMQFAHEEQTGIRDTSGCSNILNLEILRQSAFICVTLSVFFLYLGVSVIYIHIVSGFMDLCKLEIEHARYLVPCLGISNMIARFVVSVICHHPRVDTFTLFLLANILLTATLAIVPLFEGFAAAVTLVVIIGLALGGYGGLTHLIIVDILEEKYILMAVQYMFLPAGIAYMTGGPLAGWVYDNTENFIYSIELTASLVAVSVLILIPFWIKHIRQLLNQKSSNDNIQSASSRVWIASHTSLAL